The following are encoded together in the Tamandua tetradactyla isolate mTamTet1 chromosome 14, mTamTet1.pri, whole genome shotgun sequence genome:
- the LOC143655395 gene encoding olfactory receptor 4F21-like: protein MDNINDSVVSEFVLLGLSSSSEMKVFLTLIFSLLYVCIILGNLFILFLVIFDANLHSPMYFLLANLSLIDVGFSSTTVPKMIIDLLREHKVISFQDCMAQICLIHITGGVEMVLLIAMAFDRYTAICKPLHYLKIMSPKMCVSFVVIAWVTGVIHALSQFIFIIHLPFCGPNEIDSFYCDFPRIIKLACTDGAKYEFIVAANSGFMTMGAFFLLILSYVFILVTVWKCSSGDLSKAFVTLSAHITVVVLYFTPCMFLYVWHFSTSSLDKYLFIVDFAITPVLNPAIYTLRNKDMKTAMKKSIKQAYYAQFCLPKLSLEF, encoded by the coding sequence ATGGATAATATAAATGACTCTGTGGTTTCTGAGTTTGTGTTGCTGGGACTTTCCAGTTcttcagaaatgaaagtttttctCACGTTGATATTCTCTTTGCTCTATGTATGCATCATCCTGGGAAacctttttatcttgtttttggTGATTTTTGATGCTAATTTGCATTCCCCCATGTACTTCCTGCTGGCCAACCTGTCCCTCATTGATGTGGGCTTTTCCTCAACCACAGTTCCCAAGATGATCATAGACCTTTTACGTGAACACAAAGTAATTTCTTTTCAAGACTGCATGGCACAGATATGCTTAATTCATATCACAGGAGGAGTGGAGATGGTGCTCCTCATAGCCATGGCATTTGACAGGTACACAGCGATCTGCAAGCCTCTTCACTACTTGAAAATCATGAGCCCTAAAATGTGTGTTTCATTCGTGGTCATTGCCTGGGTGACTGGGGTGATCCATGCTTtgtctcaatttatttttattattcacttGCCCTTTTGTGGCCCTAATGAAATAGACAGCTTTTACTGTGACTTTCCCAGGATCATAAAACTTGCATGCACAGATGGAGCCAAATATGAGTTTATTGTTGCTGCCAACAGTGGGTTCATGACCATGGGCGCCTTCTTCCTGCTGATCCTttcctatgttttcattttagtcaCCGTCTGGAAATGCTCTTCAGGGGACTTATCCAAGGCATTTGTCACTTTGTCAGCTCACATCACTGTGGTTGTACTTTATTTTACTCCATGTATGTTTCTGTATGTGTGgcatttctccacatcatcacTTGACAAATACCTGTTTATTGTTGACTTTGCTATTACCCCTGTATTGAATCCTGCCATCTATACATTGAGGAACAAAGACATGAAGACAGCAATGAAAAAATCGATCAAACAGGCATATTATGCCCAATTTTGTTTACCAAAGCTGTCTTTGGAATTCTAA